Proteins encoded within one genomic window of Sulfurovum sp. XGS-02:
- a CDS encoding DUF4139 domain-containing protein yields MKFTTSLSILLLSGSMSYASSLAVYQDNTFYKFKPTNNFIGFSKGVKAKCEGNTLPLTMSSGCPLDDRLCQVLTGLKNAEQTLQAVQQNSKFLVRLTSLPQPASVDADLLIASAKELGEAQARLLEEEKGLRQEIEIQERAFDKQAPSRRAIESVKRCDQELELTLPYGYVSFSTAYEADIKDEKEVEVTQTLSITNRSGIDIEAESARFYYRSSKQYLYPTHFHPWIVRKYEPKLLMEAKKAMAKRAQMDMLMDVEGREVLSAPAVSYEDAREYKIEKLSLPSTGVPLDVKVLEWKAPLSCEVRAYPYTNTKAFHVCSFEPKYQIEDHQWKVKSSDELINEKAQGEYKEGRYDLYTKVEEDIKIERKPIVNKERETGIFGGTVRKKDGYRLTITNKSDKEKKLTLIERIPTSETEEIKSKLLSINAKKDVDYKVLKEGQIEMKLTFAPYEMKKIEVLFELSYDKDLKVNY; encoded by the coding sequence ATGAAATTCACTACTTCTCTTAGCATACTACTTTTATCCGGAAGCATGAGCTATGCTTCTTCCCTTGCTGTCTATCAGGACAATACTTTTTACAAATTCAAACCTACTAACAATTTCATAGGCTTTTCAAAAGGGGTAAAAGCAAAGTGTGAGGGAAACACACTTCCACTTACTATGAGTTCCGGTTGTCCTTTGGATGATAGGTTATGTCAAGTTTTGACAGGTTTGAAAAATGCAGAGCAGACGCTGCAGGCTGTGCAGCAAAATAGTAAGTTTTTAGTCCGACTTACATCGCTTCCCCAACCTGCGTCTGTTGATGCTGATCTCTTGATAGCATCTGCAAAAGAACTGGGAGAGGCACAGGCAAGACTTTTAGAAGAAGAGAAGGGGTTGCGTCAAGAGATAGAAATTCAAGAGAGAGCATTTGACAAACAGGCACCAAGCAGAAGAGCAATAGAGAGTGTGAAACGATGCGATCAAGAGCTTGAGCTTACCCTTCCTTACGGGTATGTCTCTTTTTCTACAGCTTATGAAGCCGATATCAAAGATGAAAAAGAAGTAGAGGTCACACAAACTCTCTCCATAACCAATAGAAGCGGTATCGATATCGAAGCAGAGAGTGCCAGGTTCTATTATCGTTCATCCAAACAATATCTGTACCCAACACATTTTCATCCATGGATCGTCAGGAAGTATGAACCAAAGCTGCTGATGGAAGCAAAAAAAGCTATGGCTAAAAGAGCACAAATGGACATGCTTATGGATGTTGAAGGAAGAGAGGTGCTCTCTGCACCGGCAGTTTCCTATGAAGATGCCAGAGAGTATAAGATAGAAAAACTGAGCTTGCCTTCAACCGGCGTACCTTTGGATGTCAAAGTCTTGGAGTGGAAAGCACCGCTCTCCTGTGAAGTCCGTGCCTACCCTTATACCAATACCAAAGCATTTCATGTCTGTTCATTTGAGCCAAAATATCAAATAGAAGATCACCAATGGAAAGTAAAGTCTTCCGATGAACTGATCAACGAAAAGGCACAGGGAGAGTACAAAGAGGGGAGATACGACCTCTATACAAAGGTAGAAGAGGACATCAAAATAGAACGTAAGCCGATAGTCAATAAGGAACGGGAAACGGGTATATTTGGCGGTACTGTACGTAAGAAAGATGGCTATAGACTAACGATCACGAACAAATCAGATAAAGAAAAAAAACTGACACTGATCGAACGTATACCTACATCAGAAACCGAAGAGATCAAATCAAAACTTTTAAGTATTAATGCAAAGAAAGATGTAGACTACAAAGTGCTTAAAGAGGGACAAATAGAGATGAAACTTACCTTCGCACCCTATGAAATGAAAAAGATAGAAGTATTGTTCGAATTATCGTATGATAAAGATCTGAAAGTGAATTATTAA
- the rpiB gene encoding ribose 5-phosphate isomerase B, with translation MKKFYIATDHAGYALKAYVKDFVRSLGHEIIDLGPDSADRVDYPDFAKKCADAVLADKGSFGILICGTGIGISIAANKVPGIRAALCHDHYTAKLTRQHNDANILCFGERVVGKGVIEDMIEAFANTEFEGGRHTGRVAKIESVCAFGSDLG, from the coding sequence GTGAAAAAATTTTACATTGCAACAGACCATGCAGGATACGCACTTAAAGCCTACGTGAAAGATTTTGTGAGATCATTGGGGCATGAGATCATTGATCTTGGACCTGACTCTGCAGACAGAGTGGACTACCCTGATTTTGCAAAAAAATGTGCAGATGCCGTACTTGCTGACAAAGGCAGTTTTGGTATTCTTATCTGTGGTACAGGTATTGGTATCTCTATCGCTGCGAACAAAGTACCCGGTATCCGTGCCGCACTCTGCCACGATCACTATACGGCAAAACTTACCAGACAGCACAATGATGCGAACATCCTCTGTTTTGGTGAACGTGTGGTAGGTAAAGGGGTCATAGAAGATATGATAGAAGCCTTTGCAAATACAGAGTTTGAAGGCGGTAGACATACCGGACGTGTAGCAAAGATAGAAAGTGTGTGTGCGTTCGGTTCAGACCTAGGTTAA
- a CDS encoding cytochrome c → MRLLWILLPLMVWGQEDFISHYEYGEMLYANPRGVSCSQCHGESGEGQIIVEYRDIHGKQALKGSDIRRDSLDDMIKAVNTYHKVMPRYYLTNEEVKAIYDYLQKKNADYLSQFTESNSTE, encoded by the coding sequence ATGAGACTATTATGGATATTACTCCCTTTAATGGTATGGGGACAAGAAGATTTTATTTCACACTATGAGTATGGTGAAATGCTCTATGCCAACCCTAGAGGCGTAAGCTGTTCACAATGTCATGGAGAGAGCGGTGAAGGCCAGATTATTGTTGAATATAGAGATATACATGGAAAACAGGCTTTAAAAGGTTCAGATATACGTAGAGACTCACTCGATGATATGATCAAAGCCGTCAATACCTATCATAAAGTGATGCCCCGTTATTATTTGACCAATGAAGAGGTCAAAGCGATCTATGATTATCTGCAAAAGAAAAATGCAGACTATTTATCACAATTTACAGAGAGTAACAGTACAGAATAA
- the folD gene encoding bifunctional methylenetetrahydrofolate dehydrogenase/methenyltetrahydrofolate cyclohydrolase FolD, whose translation MQLIDGKSLAKKVQTTIATEVAQLKQVKNIVPGLAVILVGDDPASHAYVNMKAKACENVGFYSITHNMPDTISQDEIIATIEMMNNNPRIDGILVQLPLPKHIDTDKILEVIDPKKDVDGFHAYNVGRLVTGLDSFVACTPLGVMKMFEEYEIDLRGKDVCVVGASNIVGKPMASLLLNAEATVTITHIYTKDLKAHTSQADIVVVGVGVPGLIKEDMVKEGAIVIDIGINRIEDGSLVGDVDFKNVSPKCSYITPVPGGVGPMTIAMLLSNTLKSAKARA comes from the coding sequence ATGCAACTCATCGATGGTAAATCCTTAGCCAAAAAAGTGCAAACTACTATAGCTACTGAAGTCGCACAACTCAAACAAGTAAAAAATATCGTTCCCGGACTTGCAGTGATCCTCGTAGGTGATGATCCTGCCAGTCATGCGTATGTTAACATGAAAGCAAAAGCCTGCGAAAATGTAGGGTTTTACTCTATCACGCACAACATGCCTGATACGATCAGCCAGGATGAGATCATAGCAACCATAGAGATGATGAACAACAACCCTCGTATAGATGGTATATTGGTGCAGCTTCCTTTACCTAAACATATAGATACGGACAAGATACTCGAAGTGATAGACCCGAAAAAAGATGTGGATGGTTTCCATGCCTATAATGTAGGTCGTCTGGTCACAGGACTTGACAGTTTCGTAGCATGTACACCACTTGGTGTGATGAAAATGTTTGAAGAGTATGAGATAGACCTCAGAGGTAAAGATGTATGTGTCGTAGGAGCGAGTAACATCGTCGGTAAACCTATGGCCTCCCTCCTTCTCAATGCAGAAGCGACAGTGACCATTACCCATATCTATACCAAGGACCTCAAAGCACATACGAGTCAAGCAGATATCGTGGTCGTGGGTGTAGGTGTTCCGGGGCTTATCAAAGAGGATATGGTAAAAGAAGGTGCCATCGTGATCGACATCGGTATCAACCGTATAGAGGACGGTTCACTGGTTGGGGATGTGGACTTTAAAAATGTGAGTCCAAAATGTTCTTACATTACTCCTGTACCGGGCGGGGTAGGTCCTATGACCATAGCGATGCTTTTAAGCAATACACTTAAATCAGCAAAAGCCAGAGCATAA
- a CDS encoding leucyl aminopeptidase — protein MNFELTQLPVAETQGDIEVIIVIDKNRDHQFVQDKKLLKKAGFEGGQDETCILVSKDRLYVGADSTLSKDIRTAAANAIKALNGKEYRSIKVATYLNGEKCTNSLRAMVEGFVLGAYTFENYKTKKSKKKIKHISISLEEYHGYTVDIEKASTVIHKAQIVADATNFTRNIVNTTPDDCYPDVMAEIAETMADETGLKCKVLKPKELRKEKMETLLAVARASRHRPRVIHLAHKPKDAKHVVTLVGKGLTYDSGGLSLKPADFMVTMKSDKSGGSAVIGIMKAVAEMNLPVEVHGFVGAVENMIGGDAYKPDDVLVAKNGKTIEVRNTDAEGRLVLADTLCYAQQEVKADYLFDLATLTGACVVGVGNYTSGIMGNSDEVKSRVVDAAKRSGELATALDFNPYLKKTIKSEIADVCNISNTRYGGAITAGQFLSEFIDEEHKEKWAHIDIAGPAFVEHAWGENPFGASGAGVRMMVKFIEKLSEEEK, from the coding sequence ATGAATTTCGAATTAACACAACTTCCAGTCGCAGAAACCCAAGGTGATATAGAGGTCATCATTGTCATCGATAAAAACAGAGATCATCAGTTCGTCCAAGATAAAAAACTCTTAAAAAAAGCAGGGTTTGAAGGCGGACAGGATGAAACGTGTATCCTTGTAAGTAAAGACAGGCTCTATGTGGGTGCCGACTCGACACTGAGTAAGGATATCAGAACTGCTGCAGCCAATGCCATTAAAGCACTCAATGGTAAAGAGTACAGATCTATCAAAGTCGCAACCTACCTTAATGGAGAGAAATGTACAAACTCTCTTCGTGCTATGGTGGAAGGCTTTGTCTTAGGTGCATACACGTTTGAGAATTATAAGACAAAAAAAAGCAAGAAAAAGATCAAACATATCTCTATCTCACTTGAAGAGTATCATGGATATACGGTAGATATAGAAAAAGCTTCTACTGTCATACATAAAGCACAGATCGTCGCTGATGCCACTAACTTCACACGTAACATCGTCAACACAACACCTGATGACTGTTATCCGGATGTCATGGCAGAGATCGCAGAGACGATGGCTGATGAAACCGGTCTGAAATGTAAAGTACTGAAGCCCAAAGAGCTGAGAAAAGAGAAGATGGAAACACTTCTTGCCGTGGCACGTGCAAGCCGCCATAGACCAAGGGTGATTCACCTTGCACATAAACCAAAAGATGCAAAACATGTAGTGACGCTTGTAGGTAAGGGTCTTACCTATGACAGTGGTGGACTCAGCCTCAAACCTGCAGACTTCATGGTAACAATGAAGTCTGACAAGAGCGGTGGTTCTGCAGTCATCGGTATCATGAAAGCCGTAGCAGAGATGAACTTACCTGTAGAAGTGCATGGTTTTGTAGGTGCAGTAGAGAACATGATCGGCGGGGATGCGTATAAACCGGATGATGTACTTGTAGCGAAAAATGGAAAAACCATCGAGGTACGCAACACAGATGCTGAAGGGCGTCTGGTCCTTGCAGATACACTCTGTTACGCGCAGCAGGAGGTCAAAGCAGACTATCTCTTTGATCTTGCAACACTCACAGGTGCCTGTGTAGTAGGTGTAGGAAACTATACATCAGGTATTATGGGGAACTCTGATGAAGTCAAATCACGTGTCGTAGATGCTGCAAAACGTTCAGGGGAACTAGCCACTGCCTTGGATTTTAACCCATACCTCAAAAAGACCATCAAATCTGAGATAGCAGATGTATGCAACATCTCCAATACACGTTACGGAGGAGCGATCACAGCGGGTCAATTCCTCTCTGAGTTCATCGATGAAGAGCACAAAGAAAAATGGGCGCACATAGATATTGCAGGTCCTGCATTTGTAGAACATGCATGGGGAGAGAACCCTTTTGGCGCTTCTGGTGCCGGAGTGAGAATGATGGTCAAGTTTATAGAAAAACTCTCTGAAGAAGAGAAATAA
- a CDS encoding adenine phosphoribosyltransferase, with protein sequence MTLTSEDKKIILDSIRDIHDFPKPGIIFKDITTLLSAPDAFNTLMTHLANRYESYDLDFIAGIDARGFIFGSILADRLGVGFVPVRKKGKLPYTTVAEKYSLEYGFDEVEIHIDAFGEKENPNVLLIDDLIATGGTAKAAANLIDKVGANCVEACFIMELAFLNGRQGFDAPVYSVLEID encoded by the coding sequence ATGACACTCACCTCCGAAGATAAAAAAATCATTCTGGACAGCATTAGAGATATCCATGACTTTCCAAAGCCAGGTATCATCTTTAAAGATATTACAACCCTCCTTTCTGCCCCGGATGCTTTTAACACGCTGATGACACACCTTGCAAACCGTTATGAAAGTTATGACTTGGATTTTATTGCAGGTATAGATGCAAGAGGGTTTATCTTTGGCTCCATTTTAGCTGATAGACTGGGTGTCGGTTTTGTGCCTGTTCGAAAAAAAGGAAAACTACCCTATACCACTGTGGCTGAAAAATACAGCCTTGAGTATGGATTTGACGAAGTAGAGATACATATCGATGCATTTGGTGAGAAAGAAAATCCGAATGTACTCCTCATAGATGATCTTATCGCCACAGGCGGGACAGCAAAAGCTGCTGCGAACCTCATAGATAAAGTGGGTGCAAATTGCGTAGAAGCATGTTTCATTATGGAGCTTGCTTTCCTCAATGGACGTCAAGGATTCGATGCCCCTGTCTATTCTGTTTTGGAGATAGATTAA
- the lepB gene encoding signal peptidase I codes for MKGFIQASGRFASSWTGTIIIVLFLIFFVAQSFVIPSGSMKRTQLIGDFLFAKKFSYGIPTPHLPWVEIPLLPDFNGNGHLIEGPRPQREDIVIFRYPKNHKIHYVKRCVAVGGDEILYANEKLLIHFHEGDAYMKAEYPADKIVSLRGKLWVENPYMSKYPGIQYAPEGVNIFEGLLQYYAYNKEIDMVPVYVDGLDTPTYEITGKGVNALYTKVDEDHFYMIGDNRDNSNDSRFWGAVPYKLIVGKPWLNYMSLEHRSYESVLNGDAYGSGKDNARLRRLCGDIAIDSQACEDLWNKQRFTIRWGRVGRRIETIQTEQPIE; via the coding sequence ATGAAAGGTTTTATACAGGCTTCCGGCCGTTTTGCAAGTTCATGGACTGGGACGATCATCATCGTACTGTTTCTCATCTTTTTTGTGGCGCAATCTTTTGTCATTCCATCAGGCTCGATGAAAAGAACACAGCTGATAGGTGACTTTTTGTTTGCCAAGAAGTTTTCCTATGGGATCCCTACCCCGCACCTGCCATGGGTGGAGATCCCGCTATTACCTGATTTTAACGGTAATGGACACCTGATAGAAGGGCCTAGGCCTCAAAGAGAAGATATTGTTATTTTCCGTTATCCAAAAAACCATAAAATACACTATGTCAAACGTTGTGTGGCTGTAGGTGGAGATGAAATACTTTATGCCAATGAAAAACTCCTGATTCACTTTCATGAAGGTGATGCCTATATGAAAGCGGAGTATCCTGCCGATAAGATCGTCTCACTCAGGGGCAAACTTTGGGTAGAAAACCCTTATATGTCTAAATATCCGGGTATACAGTATGCTCCTGAAGGTGTCAATATCTTTGAGGGACTTTTACAGTACTATGCATACAATAAAGAGATCGACATGGTACCTGTCTATGTGGATGGTCTTGATACGCCTACCTATGAGATCACGGGGAAAGGTGTCAATGCCCTCTATACAAAAGTAGATGAGGACCACTTCTATATGATCGGTGATAACCGTGACAACTCTAACGACAGCCGTTTTTGGGGTGCGGTTCCCTATAAGTTGATCGTAGGAAAGCCTTGGCTGAACTATATGAGTTTGGAACACCGCTCCTATGAGAGTGTACTCAACGGTGATGCATACGGCAGCGGGAAGGATAATGCAAGACTCAGACGTTTATGCGGTGATATAGCCATCGATTCTCAGGCCTGTGAAGATCTCTGGAACAAGCAACGCTTTACCATCCGCTGGGGACGAGTAGGAAGACGCATTGAAACGATACAGACAGAACAACCTATAGAGTAA
- a CDS encoding cation:proton antiporter: MENALLILIITISISTILNVFLKKFDIPTVIGYVVTGFAISSIFHFAEDSKEMLSHLAEFGIVFLMFTIGLEFSVNHLKRMKKEVFIYGTLQVVLSGLLFTFISLSVFGLDIRSAIVIGSALALSSTAIVLKILNDNNQIHSAYGRNTLGILLFQDLAVIPILLMVSFFTSDTESVSILLLETSASAIFVFLILFVIGKYFLEYFFGWVMSTGSEEIFLVAVLLVVMGASFLAHVFGFTYSLGAFIGGMMIAETKYRYRVETDLIPFRDILLGVFFVTIGMMIDWQSLIHYGYIILGLLIGIILIKSLLIFGILQFFVQKRTALKTSLALFQVGEFSLAVFALARSYDLITDELNQIMIITVVLSMILTPFVLKNISKVADIFHKEPVVLRDRALIGGTYKDHIIVCGYGSIGQKLVKIFKERNLLYVILEHDVKVVDSVLAKGEEAIYFANAAQKMVLSHFNVNHATAIIVTIENEIQRQLICENIVSFNSNVNSIVNVNNTTEAEVIAALGIKHIINSRDTIADMLAAEALACHLQLKKE, from the coding sequence ATGGAAAATGCTTTACTGATTTTAATTATTACGATTAGTATTTCAACCATACTCAATGTCTTTTTAAAAAAATTTGATATCCCCACAGTGATCGGTTATGTCGTAACTGGTTTTGCGATCTCATCTATTTTCCATTTTGCAGAAGACTCCAAGGAGATGTTATCTCATTTGGCAGAGTTCGGTATCGTTTTTCTCATGTTCACCATAGGTCTGGAATTTTCAGTCAATCATCTTAAGAGGATGAAAAAAGAGGTGTTCATTTACGGAACGCTGCAAGTGGTGCTTTCAGGACTTCTCTTCACATTCATAAGTCTTTCCGTGTTCGGATTGGATATAAGGAGTGCCATTGTCATAGGTTCTGCACTGGCACTCTCCTCCACAGCAATCGTCCTGAAAATACTGAATGACAACAACCAGATTCATTCTGCTTACGGGCGTAATACACTGGGTATTTTACTCTTTCAGGATCTTGCGGTTATCCCTATACTTTTGATGGTTTCCTTCTTTACATCGGATACAGAGTCGGTCTCAATTCTTCTTTTGGAGACATCGGCAAGTGCCATATTCGTTTTTTTGATCCTGTTTGTCATCGGGAAATATTTTCTTGAATACTTTTTTGGATGGGTCATGTCCACAGGCTCAGAAGAGATATTTCTTGTTGCTGTACTGCTTGTAGTGATGGGAGCCTCTTTTCTGGCACATGTATTCGGGTTTACCTACTCTCTGGGGGCATTTATCGGTGGAATGATGATTGCAGAGACAAAATACCGCTATCGAGTCGAAACAGACCTTATCCCTTTTAGGGACATACTTTTAGGTGTTTTTTTCGTGACGATAGGGATGATGATAGACTGGCAATCGCTGATCCATTATGGTTATATCATCCTGGGGCTGCTTATAGGGATCATACTGATCAAAAGTCTGCTGATCTTTGGTATTTTGCAGTTCTTTGTGCAAAAAAGAACGGCGCTTAAGACTTCACTGGCTCTCTTTCAGGTAGGTGAATTTTCTTTAGCGGTTTTTGCCCTTGCACGTTCTTATGACCTGATTACTGACGAGTTGAACCAGATCATGATCATTACGGTCGTGCTTTCGATGATACTGACCCCTTTTGTATTGAAAAACATCAGCAAAGTGGCTGACATATTTCATAAAGAACCCGTCGTTCTACGTGATCGGGCACTTATAGGCGGTACATACAAAGATCATATCATTGTGTGTGGGTACGGATCGATAGGACAGAAACTGGTCAAGATATTTAAAGAGAGAAATTTGCTCTATGTCATCCTTGAACATGATGTGAAGGTCGTAGATAGTGTATTGGCCAAAGGAGAAGAGGCGATCTATTTTGCAAATGCTGCACAGAAAATGGTCTTGTCGCATTTTAATGTGAATCACGCTACAGCGATCATCGTGACCATAGAGAATGAGATACAGAGGCAATTGATCTGTGAAAATATTGTCTCTTTTAACTCGAATGTCAATAGTATCGTGAATGTAAACAACACCACAGAAGCAGAGGTGATTGCAGCACTAGGGATCAAACATATCATCAACAGCAGAGATACTATTGCTGATATGCTGGCAGCAGAGGCATTGGCATGCCATCTTCAACTCAAAAAAGAGTAA
- a CDS encoding cold-shock protein has product MAALVNGTVKWFNDEKGYGFIQQENGGDDVFVHFRQVNNEGGGRVTLNEGQAVTFEIGEGQKGPQAENVTAL; this is encoded by the coding sequence ATGGCAGCATTAGTAAACGGAACTGTTAAATGGTTCAACGATGAAAAAGGTTACGGATTTATTCAGCAAGAAAATGGTGGAGACGATGTATTCGTACACTTTCGTCAAGTGAACAACGAAGGCGGTGGCCGTGTAACATTGAACGAAGGTCAAGCGGTAACATTTGAAATCGGTGAAGGTCAAAAAGGCCCTCAAGCTGAGAACGTCACGGCACTTTAA
- the trpB gene encoding tryptophan synthase subunit beta, whose product MNLHKEIYIPKPSPHDPDEQGHFGSIENGQVGFGGRFVPETLMPALEQLRLDYEAVRFDKDFWAEVDHYYKHYVGRPSSLYFAENLSKELDAKIYLKREDLNHTGAHKINHTVAQAILAKRLGKKKVIAETGAGQHGVATATVAALFGLECEIFMGAKDAARQELNVFRMKLLGAKVNAVESGSKTLKDAMNDAIRHWVTNARDTYYIIGTVAGPHPYPMMVRDIQSIIGWEAKQQLNAVEGCLPDKVIACIGGGSNALGIFNHFLEDESVECIGIEAGGFGLDSKHGCSLAKGSPGVLHGQLSYILQDEDGQVQEAHSISAGLDYPGIGPEHSFLKDEGIATYDYITDDEALDAFVWLSQAEGIIPAFESSHAIAYLKKMKPEEVKGKTILVNLSGRGDKDMIQAKDILKDQFA is encoded by the coding sequence ATGAACTTACATAAAGAAATATATATCCCTAAACCTAGCCCGCATGATCCCGATGAGCAGGGGCATTTTGGCAGCATTGAAAATGGACAGGTAGGTTTTGGCGGACGTTTTGTCCCTGAAACACTGATGCCGGCACTTGAACAACTTAGACTTGACTATGAAGCAGTACGTTTTGATAAAGACTTTTGGGCTGAAGTGGACCACTACTACAAACACTACGTAGGTCGCCCCTCTTCTCTTTACTTTGCTGAGAACCTCTCTAAAGAGCTTGATGCAAAGATCTACCTTAAGCGTGAAGACCTTAACCACACAGGTGCACACAAGATCAACCATACTGTTGCACAAGCGATACTTGCAAAGAGACTGGGTAAGAAAAAAGTGATCGCAGAGACCGGTGCAGGTCAGCATGGTGTAGCAACGGCTACAGTTGCAGCACTCTTTGGGCTAGAGTGTGAAATATTTATGGGTGCCAAAGATGCAGCACGCCAGGAACTTAATGTCTTCCGTATGAAACTGCTTGGTGCCAAAGTCAATGCCGTTGAATCTGGGAGTAAAACACTTAAAGATGCAATGAATGATGCCATCAGACACTGGGTAACGAATGCACGTGACACCTACTACATCATCGGTACCGTTGCAGGGCCTCACCCATACCCTATGATGGTACGTGACATTCAGTCTATCATCGGATGGGAAGCGAAGCAACAGCTCAATGCAGTCGAGGGGTGTCTTCCGGACAAAGTGATCGCCTGTATCGGCGGAGGGTCGAACGCCCTTGGTATCTTTAACCACTTCTTGGAAGATGAAAGCGTAGAGTGCATCGGTATAGAAGCCGGTGGATTTGGACTTGATTCTAAACATGGATGTTCTCTTGCAAAAGGAAGTCCGGGTGTACTTCACGGTCAACTGAGCTACATCCTTCAAGATGAAGATGGCCAGGTACAAGAAGCACACTCTATCTCAGCAGGACTTGACTACCCTGGTATAGGGCCGGAGCATTCCTTTTTAAAAGATGAAGGTATCGCGACATATGACTATATCACCGATGATGAAGCGTTAGATGCATTTGTATGGCTTTCTCAGGCTGAGGGGATCATCCCTGCCTTTGAAAGTTCACATGCCATCGCCTACCTCAAAAAGATGAAACCTGAAGAGGTCAAAGGTAAAACGATCCTGGTCAATCTCTCCGGACGCGGCGATAAAGATATGATACAGGCAAAAGATATACTAAAAGACCAATTTGCGTAA
- a CDS encoding metallophosphoesterase, with protein MRVYLFFSLFLLLFFSIHYLFYSRVIKKFLVSEKVKKTFTLFLSLNFIFNIFYVVGRYTDLINTPFYYLFSLSIGISFVLLLYLIVHEVLNLFHKTLRSVDISKRNFMKNSGDAALIALSTSYVSAGAYEGMKEPVVNVVEFDHFDFSIIQISDFHIGGLIDRDFVKASVSKINALKPDIVFITGDLVDTALEEIKESIRELDNIRAKHGIYYIFGNHEFFHNPLEIIEFIKSTKLTLLLNENVKIDALQLNVVGVTDLIGYRMNLLEPDIDKAFKGCDDTYKTILLAHQPKYIEELGNYKPDLILSGHTHGGQIWPFGHLVRLQQPYVKGLHRLPNGSHLYVNSGIGFWGPPMRLDSQAEIAYIV; from the coding sequence ATGAGAGTTTATCTGTTTTTTTCACTGTTTCTCCTCCTTTTCTTCTCTATACATTACCTTTTCTACTCAAGAGTGATCAAGAAATTCCTGGTCTCTGAAAAAGTCAAAAAAACCTTCACCCTCTTTTTAAGCCTCAATTTCATTTTCAATATATTCTATGTCGTAGGCCGTTATACGGATCTTATCAACACGCCTTTTTATTATCTCTTCTCTCTCTCCATCGGTATCTCTTTTGTGCTTCTTTTATATCTTATTGTGCATGAAGTGCTTAACCTCTTTCATAAAACACTCAGAAGTGTCGACATTTCGAAAAGAAACTTCATGAAGAACAGTGGTGATGCTGCGTTGATCGCACTCTCAACCTCTTATGTCAGTGCCGGTGCCTATGAGGGGATGAAGGAGCCAGTTGTCAATGTAGTGGAGTTTGATCATTTTGATTTTTCTATCATCCAGATCAGTGATTTTCATATAGGCGGCCTGATCGACAGAGATTTTGTCAAAGCCTCTGTCTCTAAGATCAATGCACTCAAACCGGACATAGTCTTTATAACCGGCGATCTTGTCGATACTGCGCTGGAAGAGATAAAAGAGAGTATTAGAGAACTTGACAATATCCGTGCCAAACACGGCATCTACTATATTTTTGGTAATCATGAGTTTTTTCACAATCCCCTGGAGATCATTGAGTTTATCAAAAGCACAAAGCTCACACTGTTGCTCAATGAGAATGTAAAGATAGATGCATTACAGCTCAATGTCGTAGGTGTAACAGACCTTATAGGCTATCGTATGAACCTGCTCGAACCGGATATAGATAAAGCCTTTAAAGGGTGCGATGACACCTATAAGACCATACTCCTGGCCCACCAACCCAAATATATAGAAGAGCTTGGAAACTATAAACCTGACCTCATACTCAGCGGACATACACATGGTGGACAAATTTGGCCTTTCGGGCATTTGGTAAGATTGCAGCAGCCCTATGTCAAAGGACTGCACCGACTTCCCAATGGCAGCCATCTCTATGTCAATAGCGGTATCGGATTTTGGGGACCGCCCATGAGACTGGATTCACAAGCTGAGATCGCTTACATTGTTTGA